Proteins encoded together in one Pseudomonas sp. TCU-HL1 window:
- a CDS encoding IscS subfamily cysteine desulfurase gives MKLPIYLDYSATTPVDPRVAQKMSDCLLVDGNFGNPASRSHVFGWKAEEAVENARRQVAELVNADPREIVWTSGATESDNLAIKGVAHFYSGKGKHIITSKIEHKAVLDTTRQLEREGFEVTYLEPGEDGLITPAMVEAALREDTILVSVMHVNNEIGTVNDIAAIGELTRARGILFHVDAAQSTGKVEIDLEKLKVDLMSFSAHKTYGPKGIGALYVRRKPRVRLEAMMHGGGHERGMRSGTLATHQIVGMGEAFHIAKQEMATERVRIKALAERFWAQIDGMEELYLNGSATSRVPHNLNVSFNYVEGESLIMALKDLAVSSGSACTSASLEPSYVLRALGRNDELAHSSIRFTFGRFTTAEEVDYAAGKVREAVSKLRELSPLWDMYKEGVDLSQVEWQAH, from the coding sequence ATGAAATTGCCGATTTACCTCGACTACTCCGCCACTACGCCGGTGGACCCGCGCGTCGCTCAGAAGATGAGCGACTGCCTGCTGGTGGACGGCAACTTCGGTAACCCGGCGTCGCGTTCCCACGTGTTCGGCTGGAAGGCTGAAGAGGCGGTGGAGAATGCTCGTCGTCAGGTGGCAGAACTGGTCAACGCCGACCCGCGTGAAATCGTCTGGACTTCCGGTGCAACCGAATCCGACAACCTCGCCATCAAGGGCGTGGCGCATTTCTACAGCGGCAAGGGTAAGCACATCATCACTTCGAAGATCGAGCACAAGGCGGTGCTGGATACCACCCGCCAGCTGGAACGCGAAGGCTTCGAGGTCACCTACTTGGAGCCGGGCGAAGACGGCCTGATCACTCCGGCCATGGTCGAGGCCGCACTGCGTGAGGACACCATCCTGGTGTCGGTCATGCACGTGAATAACGAAATCGGCACCGTCAACGACATCGCCGCCATTGGCGAGCTGACTCGCGCCCGCGGAATTCTCTTCCACGTCGACGCCGCCCAGTCCACTGGCAAGGTAGAGATCGACCTGGAGAAGCTGAAGGTCGACCTGATGTCCTTCTCCGCCCACAAGACCTACGGCCCGAAAGGCATCGGCGCGCTCTACGTGCGTCGCAAGCCGCGCGTGCGCCTGGAAGCCATGATGCACGGCGGCGGCCACGAGCGCGGCATGCGCTCCGGCACCCTGGCCACCCACCAGATTGTCGGCATGGGTGAGGCTTTCCACATCGCCAAGCAGGAAATGGCCACCGAGCGCGTGCGCATCAAGGCCCTGGCCGAGCGTTTCTGGGCGCAGATCGATGGCATGGAAGAGCTCTACCTGAACGGTAGCGCCACCTCCCGCGTGCCGCACAACCTGAATGTCAGCTTCAACTACGTCGAAGGCGAGTCGCTGATCATGGCTCTGAAGGACCTCGCGGTGTCCTCGGGCTCCGCCTGCACCTCGGCTTCCCTGGAGCCTTCGTACGTGCTGCGCGCCCTGGGTCGTAACGACGAGCTGGCGCACAGTTCCATCCGCTTCACCTTCGGCCGATTCACTACTGCGGAAGAAGTGGATTACGCCGCCGGCAAGGTCCGCGAAGCGGTGAGCAAGCTCCGTGAACTGTCCCCGTTGTGGGATATGTATAAAGAGGGCGTCGACCTTTCCCAGGTCGAATGGCAGGCGCACTGA
- the iscU gene encoding Fe-S cluster assembly scaffold IscU produces the protein MSYSEKVIDHYENPRNVGKLDAEDPNVGTGMVGAPACGDVMRLQIKVNEQGVIEDAKFKTYGCGSAIASSSLATEWMKGKTLDEAASIKNTTIAEELALPPVKIHCSVLAEDAIKAAVHDYKQKKGLL, from the coding sequence ATGTCGTACAGCGAAAAGGTCATCGACCACTACGAAAATCCGCGTAACGTCGGCAAGCTCGACGCCGAGGACCCCAACGTGGGCACTGGCATGGTCGGCGCCCCGGCCTGCGGTGACGTGATGCGCCTGCAGATCAAGGTCAACGAACAGGGTGTCATCGAAGACGCCAAGTTCAAGACCTACGGCTGCGGCTCCGCCATCGCCTCCAGCTCCCTGGCCACCGAGTGGATGAAGGGCAAGACTCTGGACGAAGCGGCTTCCATCAAGAACACCACCATCGCCGAAGAACTGGCTCTTCCGCCGGTGAAGATCCACTGCTCGGTCCTGGCCGAGGACGCCATCAAGGCGGCCGTCCACGACTACAAGCAGAAGAAGGGTCTGCTCTAA
- the iscA gene encoding iron-sulfur cluster assembly protein IscA gives MAISMTESAARHVQRSLEGRGKGEGIRLGVRTTGCSGLAYVLEFVDEVTSDDLVFESYGVKVIIDPKSLSYLDGTELDFVREGLNEGFKFNNPNVRGECGCGESFNV, from the coding sequence ATGGCCATCAGCATGACCGAATCCGCCGCCCGTCACGTGCAGCGCTCCCTTGAAGGGCGCGGCAAGGGCGAAGGTATCCGTCTGGGGGTGCGTACGACTGGCTGCTCCGGTCTCGCCTATGTGCTGGAGTTCGTCGACGAGGTGACCTCGGATGACTTGGTCTTCGAGAGCTACGGCGTGAAGGTGATCATCGATCCCAAGAGTCTGAGCTACCTCGACGGCACCGAGTTGGACTTCGTTCGCGAAGGACTCAACGAGGGCTTCAAGTTCAATAACCCGAACGTGCGCGGCGAATGCGGCTGCGGCGAGAGCTTCAACGTCTGA
- the hscB gene encoding co-chaperone HscB, with protein sequence MGTPCHFALFDLKPGYRLDLDQLAMRYRELARTVHPDRFADASEREQRLALERAAQLNDAYQTLKCAPRRALYLLALKGRELPLEATVQDPQFLLQQMQWREELEELHDSADLAGVDVFKRRLKGAQAELDGDFAECWDDPERREEAERLVRRMQFIDKLTHEVRQLEERLDD encoded by the coding sequence GTGGGAACTCCCTGTCATTTCGCCCTGTTCGACCTGAAGCCGGGTTATCGGCTGGATCTCGATCAGCTCGCGATGCGTTACCGCGAGCTGGCGCGTACCGTCCATCCCGACCGTTTCGCCGATGCCTCCGAACGTGAGCAGCGTCTGGCGCTGGAGCGTGCGGCGCAGCTGAACGATGCCTACCAGACGCTGAAATGCGCACCGCGGCGGGCGCTGTACCTGCTGGCCCTGAAAGGGCGGGAGTTGCCGCTCGAGGCGACGGTGCAGGATCCGCAGTTCCTGCTGCAGCAGATGCAGTGGCGCGAAGAGTTGGAAGAGTTGCACGACAGCGCCGACCTGGCTGGTGTCGACGTATTCAAGCGTCGGCTCAAGGGAGCCCAGGCCGAGCTGGATGGTGATTTCGCCGAGTGCTGGGACGACCCCGAGCGCCGGGAGGAAGCCGAGCGCCTGGTGCGCCGCATGCAGTTCATTGACAAGCTGACCCACGAAGTGCGCCAACTGGAAGAGCGCCTCGACGATTAA
- the hscA gene encoding Fe-S protein assembly chaperone HscA, whose protein sequence is MALLQIAEPGQSPQPHQRRLAVGIDLGTTNSLVAAVRSGVSEPLPDAEGQVILPSVVRYHADRVEVGRGAKQAASSDPLNTILSVKRFMGRGLEDVKLLGEQLPYRFVGGESHMPFIETVQGAKSPVEVSADILKALRQRAEESLGGELVGAVITVPAYFDEAQRQATKDAARLAGLNVLRLLNEPTAAAVAYGLDKQAEGVVAIYDLGGGTFDISILRLTRGVFEVMATGGDSALGGDDFDHAIAGWMVEQAGLSANLDPGAQRSLLRAACDAKEALTNADSVELVYGNWRGVLTRDRFDALIEPMVVRSLKACRRAVRDASIELDEVEAVVMVGGSTRVPRVREAVAEMFGREPLTDIDPDQVVAIGAAVQADTLAGNKRGEELLLLDVIPLSLGLETMGGLMERVIPRNTTIPVARAQDFTTYKDGQTAMMIHVLQGERELIKDCRSLARFELRGIPPMVAGAAKIRVTFQVDADGLLGVTARELASGVEASIQVKPSYGLTDGEISRMLRDSFQYAGEDKNARALREQQVEAERLLEAVQAALEADGERLLDDTERAAIADSMQTLRELAAGNDVAAIETQIKRLSQVTDAFAARRMDAAVKAALSGRRLNEIED, encoded by the coding sequence ATGGCCTTACTGCAGATCGCTGAACCCGGGCAGAGCCCCCAGCCGCACCAGCGCCGTCTGGCGGTGGGTATCGACCTGGGTACCACCAATTCGCTGGTCGCCGCCGTACGTAGCGGCGTATCCGAACCCCTGCCGGACGCAGAGGGCCAGGTCATTCTGCCTTCCGTCGTGCGCTATCACGCCGATCGCGTTGAAGTCGGTCGCGGCGCCAAACAGGCCGCATCCAGTGACCCGCTGAATACCATTCTCTCGGTCAAGCGCTTCATGGGTCGTGGCCTGGAAGACGTAAAACTGCTGGGCGAGCAGTTGCCGTACCGCTTTGTCGGCGGCGAATCGCACATGCCGTTCATCGAGACCGTGCAGGGTGCCAAGAGTCCGGTGGAAGTCTCCGCCGACATCCTCAAGGCCCTGCGCCAGCGTGCCGAGGAATCCCTTGGTGGTGAGCTTGTCGGTGCAGTCATCACGGTCCCGGCCTATTTTGACGAAGCCCAGCGTCAGGCCACCAAAGATGCTGCGCGTCTGGCCGGGCTGAACGTCCTGCGTCTGCTGAATGAGCCTACCGCTGCGGCGGTTGCCTATGGCCTGGATAAGCAGGCCGAAGGCGTGGTCGCCATCTATGACCTGGGTGGTGGCACATTCGATATCTCCATCCTGCGGCTGACGCGTGGTGTCTTCGAAGTCATGGCCACCGGCGGCGACAGCGCCCTGGGTGGTGACGATTTCGATCATGCGATCGCGGGTTGGATGGTCGAGCAGGCCGGCCTTTCGGCGAACCTCGATCCGGGCGCCCAGCGCAGTCTGTTGCGCGCCGCCTGTGATGCCAAGGAAGCCCTTACCAATGCCGACAGTGTTGAGCTGGTCTATGGCAACTGGCGTGGCGTGCTGACCCGCGATCGGTTCGACGCCCTGATCGAGCCGATGGTGGTTCGCAGCCTCAAGGCCTGCCGTCGCGCCGTGCGTGACGCCAGCATTGAGCTGGATGAAGTTGAGGCTGTGGTCATGGTCGGTGGTTCCACGCGCGTGCCGCGAGTGCGCGAGGCCGTGGCCGAGATGTTCGGCCGTGAGCCGTTGACCGATATCGACCCTGATCAGGTCGTGGCCATCGGTGCCGCCGTGCAGGCCGATACCCTGGCGGGCAACAAGCGCGGCGAAGAGTTGCTGCTGCTGGACGTGATTCCCCTGTCGCTCGGCCTGGAAACCATGGGTGGGCTGATGGAGCGAGTGATTCCGCGCAATACCACCATTCCCGTGGCCCGCGCCCAGGATTTCACCACCTACAAGGATGGCCAGACGGCCATGATGATCCACGTGCTCCAGGGCGAGCGCGAGCTGATCAAGGATTGCCGCTCCCTGGCACGTTTCGAGTTGCGTGGCATTCCGCCCATGGTGGCGGGCGCGGCGAAGATCCGTGTGACCTTCCAAGTGGACGCCGACGGCCTGCTGGGCGTGACCGCCCGTGAACTGGCTTCCGGTGTCGAGGCGAGCATCCAGGTCAAGCCGTCCTACGGCCTGACCGATGGTGAAATCTCGCGCATGCTGCGGGATTCGTTCCAGTACGCAGGCGAAGACAAGAACGCCCGTGCCCTGCGCGAACAGCAGGTCGAGGCCGAGCGGCTGCTGGAGGCCGTGCAGGCCGCGCTGGAGGCGGATGGCGAACGTCTGCTGGACGACACCGAGCGCGCCGCCATCGCAGATAGCATGCAAACCCTGCGCGAACTGGCTGCCGGCAACGATGTCGCCGCCATCGAGACGCAGATCAAGCGCCTGTCCCAGGTGACCGATGCCTTTGCCGCGCGTCGAATGGATGCTGCTGTGAAAGCGGCCCTGTCCGGCCGCCGACTCAACGAAATCGAGGATTGA
- the fdx gene encoding ISC system 2Fe-2S type ferredoxin, with protein sequence MPQIIFLPHAEHCPEGAVIEAKPGESILDAALRSGIDIEHACEKSCACTTCHVVVREGFNSMDASDELEDDMLDKAWGLEPHSRLSCQALVADEDLVVEIPKYTINQVSEGH encoded by the coding sequence ATGCCGCAGATCATCTTCCTGCCCCACGCCGAGCATTGCCCCGAGGGTGCCGTGATCGAAGCAAAGCCGGGCGAAAGTATCCTGGACGCTGCCCTGCGCAGTGGCATCGACATCGAGCACGCCTGCGAGAAGTCCTGTGCTTGCACCACTTGCCACGTCGTGGTGCGCGAGGGCTTCAATTCCATGGACGCTTCCGACGAACTGGAAGACGACATGCTCGACAAGGCCTGGGGGTTGGAGCCGCACTCGCGGCTGTCCTGCCAGGCGCTGGTGGCTGACGAAGACCTGGTCGTTGAGATTCCGAAGTACACCATCAACCAGGTTTCCGAGGGGCATTGA
- the iscX gene encoding Fe-S cluster assembly protein IscX, with protein MSLKWTDVLEIAIQLAESKPEVDPRYVNFVDLHNWILSLPEFSDDPQRGGEKVLEAIQAAWIEEAD; from the coding sequence ATGAGCCTGAAATGGACCGACGTGCTGGAAATCGCCATTCAGCTGGCTGAATCCAAACCTGAAGTCGACCCGCGCTACGTCAACTTTGTCGATCTGCACAACTGGATCCTGTCCCTGCCGGAGTTTTCCGACGACCCGCAGCGCGGCGGCGAGAAGGTCCTGGAAGCCATTCAGGCCGCCTGGATCGAAGAAGCCGACTGA
- the ndk gene encoding nucleoside-diphosphate kinase → MSVERTLSIIKPDAVAKNVVGEIVTRFEKAGLRVVAAKMVQLSEREAGGFYAEHKERPFFKDLVSFMTSGPVVIQVLEGENAIAKNRELMGATDPKKADAGTIRADFAVSIDENAVHGSDSEASAAREISYFFAATEVCARIR, encoded by the coding sequence ATGTCTGTTGAACGTACTCTTTCCATCATCAAGCCCGATGCCGTTGCCAAGAACGTAGTAGGTGAGATCGTCACCCGCTTCGAAAAAGCCGGCCTGCGCGTCGTTGCTGCCAAGATGGTGCAACTGTCCGAGCGCGAAGCGGGTGGTTTCTACGCCGAGCACAAAGAGCGTCCCTTCTTCAAGGACCTGGTTTCCTTCATGACCTCCGGCCCGGTAGTGATCCAGGTTCTGGAAGGTGAGAACGCCATCGCCAAGAACCGTGAGCTGATGGGCGCCACCGACCCGAAGAAAGCCGACGCTGGCACCATCCGCGCCGACTTCGCCGTTTCCATCGACGAAAACGCCGTACACGGCTCCGACTCCGAGGCCTCCGCTGCTCGCGAGATCTCCTACTTCTTCGCCGCCACCGAGGTGTGCGCTCGCATTCGCTAA
- the rlmN gene encoding 23S rRNA (adenine(2503)-C(2))-methyltransferase RlmN has product MTESTGKVNLLGLTQPQLESFFESIGEKRFRAGQVMKWIHHFGVDDFDAMSNIGKALRDKLKASAEIRGPEVVSQDISTDGTRKWVVRVASGSCVETVYIPQGGRGTLCVSSQAGCALDCSFCSTGKQGFNSDLTSAEVIGQVWIANKSFGTVPAKIDRAITNVVMMGMGEPLLNFDNVVSAMNIMMDDLGYGISKRKVTLSTSGVAPMIDKLGEVIDVSLALSLHAPNDPLRNQLVPINKKYPLAVVLDACRRYISRLGEKRVLTVEYTLLKDVNDQPEHATQMIELLKDFPCKINLIPFNPFPHSGYERPSNNAIRRFQDLLHKAGHNVTVRTTRGDDIDAACGQLVGQVMDRTRRSERYIAVRQLNADSEASGNAANRN; this is encoded by the coding sequence ATGACTGAATCGACCGGTAAAGTGAACCTGCTGGGCCTGACCCAGCCGCAACTGGAAAGCTTCTTCGAGTCCATCGGGGAGAAACGCTTTCGCGCCGGCCAGGTGATGAAATGGATTCACCACTTCGGCGTCGATGATTTCGATGCCATGAGCAATATCGGCAAGGCCTTGCGCGACAAGCTCAAGGCCTCTGCCGAGATTCGCGGTCCGGAAGTGGTCAGTCAGGACATCTCCACCGATGGCACCCGCAAATGGGTGGTCCGTGTGGCTTCCGGCAGCTGCGTCGAGACCGTGTACATCCCGCAAGGCGGCCGCGGCACCCTCTGTGTCTCGTCCCAGGCCGGCTGCGCGCTGGACTGCAGCTTCTGCTCCACGGGCAAGCAGGGTTTCAACAGCGACCTCACCTCCGCCGAAGTGATCGGCCAGGTGTGGATCGCCAACAAGTCCTTCGGAACCGTTCCCGCGAAGATCGATCGTGCCATCACCAACGTCGTGATGATGGGCATGGGCGAACCGCTGCTGAATTTCGACAACGTGGTTTCCGCCATGAACATCATGATGGATGACCTCGGATACGGCATTTCCAAGCGCAAGGTGACGCTGTCCACCTCCGGCGTGGCGCCGATGATCGACAAGCTGGGCGAGGTGATCGACGTCTCCCTGGCGCTGTCGTTGCACGCGCCCAACGATCCGCTGCGCAACCAGTTGGTGCCGATCAACAAGAAGTACCCCCTGGCCGTGGTGCTGGATGCCTGCCGCCGCTATATCTCCCGTCTGGGCGAAAAGCGCGTGCTGACCGTCGAGTACACGCTGCTCAAGGACGTCAACGACCAGCCCGAACACGCCACTCAGATGATCGAGCTGCTCAAGGACTTCCCCTGCAAGATCAACCTGATTCCGTTCAACCCCTTCCCGCACTCCGGATACGAGCGGCCGAGCAACAATGCCATCCGCCGTTTCCAGGACCTGTTGCACAAGGCCGGGCACAATGTCACCGTCCGCACCACTCGCGGCGACGACATCGATGCAGCCTGCGGCCAATTGGTCGGCCAGGTCATGGACCGTACCCGCCGCAGCGAACGCTACATTGCCGTGCGCCAGCTGAACGCCGATTCGGAGGCGTCCGGCAACGCCGCGAACCGGAACTAG
- the pilW gene encoding type IV pilus biogenesis/stability protein PilW has product MTLRAALLLVSSALLAACVSTGQVDPMKTDKGRDAARDAYIELGIGYLKQGATERAKVPLKKALQLDSSNAYANAALALVFQTEMEPELADQHYRKALSSNNDSRILNNYGSFLFEQGRYKDAYERFQQAADDNLYPERSRVFENLGLTALKMNNVDLAKQHFDKALRLNRQQPMALLEMAQLSFDEKQYVPARDYYQRYSQIAPQTARSLLLGSRLATLFDDRDQAASLGLQLKRLYPGTPEYQQYLSEQR; this is encoded by the coding sequence ATGACCCTGCGCGCTGCGCTGCTCCTCGTTTCCTCCGCATTGCTCGCGGCTTGCGTATCGACCGGCCAGGTCGATCCAATGAAGACCGACAAGGGCCGCGACGCAGCGCGTGACGCCTATATCGAGCTGGGCATCGGTTATCTCAAGCAGGGCGCCACCGAACGCGCCAAGGTGCCGCTGAAAAAGGCCCTGCAACTGGATTCCTCCAACGCCTATGCCAACGCAGCCCTGGCCCTGGTGTTCCAGACCGAGATGGAACCCGAACTGGCTGACCAGCATTACCGCAAGGCGCTGTCCTCCAACAATGATTCACGCATCCTCAACAACTACGGCAGCTTCCTGTTCGAACAGGGGCGCTACAAGGACGCGTACGAACGCTTCCAGCAGGCTGCCGACGACAACCTCTACCCCGAGCGTTCGCGTGTATTCGAGAACCTGGGGCTGACAGCCCTGAAGATGAACAACGTGGATCTGGCCAAGCAGCATTTCGACAAGGCGCTGCGCCTGAATCGCCAGCAGCCGATGGCGCTGCTTGAAATGGCGCAACTGTCGTTCGACGAGAAGCAGTACGTCCCGGCTCGCGATTACTACCAGCGGTATTCGCAGATCGCCCCGCAAACTGCCCGCAGCCTGCTGCTGGGGTCGCGTTTGGCCACCCTATTCGATGATCGCGACCAGGCCGCCAGCCTCGGTCTGCAACTCAAGCGACTTTATCCCGGCACGCCGGAATATCAGCAATACCTGTCGGAGCAAAGATGA
- a CDS encoding RodZ domain-containing protein, with protein MKASHPEAVAATRANPGETLRQARESKDWSLGEVARNLNLTEHALRQLEAGDFEQLPGHTFARGYVRAYAKLLGMEQAALVAEFDHYTGTDAKGSSVHSLGRIEEPVRLSQSVLRIVSFVILLALGAVGFFWWQEHSSRNNEEAASVNMEHVEVESADGTTQIHPLDEPEDQAVAEAQEGQAPLPAQVPPEAAAQPEQQPVEGAPAAPAAEAVPVAPTVPSQAPAVAVQPSAPAATPNAPTAVTPNTVATPTAPAAEAPAPVVAQQGQGVVRLQFTANCWTQVTDADGKVLVSGLKRAGESLELAGKAPLEVRLGFARGVQLSYNGQSVDVAPYVRGETARLKLGQ; from the coding sequence ATGAAAGCGTCGCATCCCGAAGCTGTAGCGGCGACCCGCGCCAACCCGGGTGAAACCCTGCGTCAGGCACGTGAGAGCAAGGATTGGAGCCTGGGCGAGGTCGCCCGTAACCTCAACCTTACCGAGCACGCCTTGCGGCAGCTCGAGGCGGGTGATTTCGAGCAGTTGCCGGGCCATACCTTTGCCCGTGGTTATGTGCGTGCCTACGCCAAGCTGCTGGGCATGGAGCAGGCTGCCCTGGTTGCCGAGTTCGATCATTACACTGGTACCGATGCCAAGGGCAGCAGCGTTCACAGCCTGGGGCGCATCGAGGAGCCGGTGCGCCTGTCCCAGAGCGTGCTGCGTATCGTCAGCTTTGTGATCCTGCTGGCCCTTGGCGCCGTTGGTTTCTTCTGGTGGCAGGAGCATTCCAGCCGCAACAACGAAGAAGCTGCCAGCGTGAACATGGAACATGTGGAAGTGGAGAGTGCCGATGGCACTACCCAGATCCACCCGCTGGACGAGCCAGAAGATCAGGCTGTCGCTGAAGCGCAGGAAGGCCAGGCTCCGCTACCGGCCCAGGTACCGCCGGAAGCGGCTGCCCAGCCTGAGCAGCAGCCTGTCGAAGGCGCCCCCGCGGCTCCGGCTGCCGAGGCTGTGCCTGTTGCGCCGACAGTTCCGTCCCAGGCTCCGGCCGTTGCTGTCCAGCCTTCCGCACCCGCCGCGACCCCCAATGCGCCCACGGCCGTTACCCCGAACACTGTAGCTACTCCGACCGCGCCCGCCGCCGAGGCTCCTGCTCCGGTCGTGGCTCAGCAAGGCCAGGGCGTGGTGCGTCTCCAGTTCACCGCCAATTGCTGGACCCAGGTCACCGACGCCGACGGCAAGGTGCTGGTCAGTGGTCTTAAGCGCGCCGGCGAAAGCCTCGAGCTGGCCGGCAAGGCGCCGCTGGAAGTTCGCCTGGGCTTCGCTCGTGGCGTCCAGCTCAGCTACAACGGCCAGTCGGTCGATGTGGCGCCTTATGTCCGTGGCGAAACCGCTCGCCTGAAGTTGGGGCAATAA
- the ispG gene encoding flavodoxin-dependent (E)-4-hydroxy-3-methylbut-2-enyl-diphosphate synthase: MHCESPIKRRVSRKIWVGSVPVGGDAPIAVQSMTNTDTCDVAATVGQIQRLVDAGVDIVRISVPDMDAAEAFGRIKQQVQVPLVADIHFDYKIALRVAELGVDCLRINPGNIGREDRVKAVVDAARDKGIPIRIGVNAGSLEKDLQKKYGEPTPQALVESALRHVEHLDKLDFQDFKVSVKASDVFMAVEAYRLLAKQIVQPLHLGITEAGGLRSGTVKSAVGLGMLLADGIGDTIRISLAADPVEEVKVGFDILKSLHLRSRGINFIACPSCSRQNFDVVKTMNELEGRLEDLLIPMDVAVIGCVVNGPGEAKEAHIGLTGGTPNNLVYIDGKPAQKLNNDNLVDELERLIREKAAAKAEADAALIARS; the protein is encoded by the coding sequence ATGCATTGCGAATCCCCGATCAAACGCCGCGTTTCGCGGAAAATCTGGGTCGGCTCCGTGCCGGTGGGTGGTGATGCGCCCATCGCCGTGCAGAGCATGACCAACACCGACACCTGCGACGTCGCCGCTACCGTGGGCCAGATCCAGCGCCTGGTGGATGCCGGCGTCGATATCGTTCGCATCTCCGTACCGGACATGGACGCTGCCGAAGCCTTCGGCCGCATCAAGCAGCAGGTCCAGGTTCCACTGGTCGCGGACATTCACTTCGACTACAAGATCGCCCTGCGCGTCGCCGAACTGGGCGTCGACTGCCTGCGCATCAATCCGGGCAACATCGGCCGTGAAGACCGCGTGAAGGCCGTGGTCGATGCCGCCCGCGACAAGGGCATCCCGATCCGTATCGGCGTCAACGCCGGTTCCCTGGAGAAGGACCTGCAGAAGAAGTACGGCGAGCCGACTCCGCAGGCCCTGGTGGAATCCGCCCTGCGTCATGTCGAACACCTCGACAAGCTCGATTTCCAGGACTTCAAGGTCAGCGTCAAGGCGTCCGACGTGTTCATGGCTGTCGAAGCCTATCGCCTGCTGGCCAAGCAGATCGTCCAGCCGCTGCACCTGGGCATCACCGAGGCCGGCGGCCTGCGCTCCGGTACCGTCAAGTCCGCCGTGGGCCTGGGCATGCTGCTGGCTGACGGCATTGGCGACACCATCCGCATTTCCCTGGCCGCGGACCCGGTGGAAGAGGTCAAGGTCGGCTTCGACATCCTCAAGTCGCTGCACCTGCGTTCCCGTGGCATCAACTTCATCGCCTGCCCGAGCTGCTCGCGGCAGAACTTCGATGTGGTCAAGACCATGAACGAACTGGAAGGCCGTCTCGAAGACCTGCTGATACCGATGGACGTGGCCGTGATCGGCTGCGTGGTCAACGGGCCGGGCGAAGCCAAGGAGGCCCACATCGGCCTGACCGGCGGTACCCCGAACAACCTGGTCTACATCGACGGCAAGCCAGCGCAGAAGCTGAACAACGACAACCTGGTGGACGAGCTGGAACGGCTCATCCGCGAAAAGGCGGCCGCCAAGGCCGAAGCTGACGCGGCGCTGATCGCCCGTAGCTGA